TGGAGTACGGGCATAAACATGGATAGGTCTCCCATGTCAAAGGAAGCTGTTACGAGCTGACAGGGAACGATCTCCTCTCTTTTGTAGAAGCTTCCGGCATTAGCGCCAAAAATGTCGGCCATAGCATCGCAGGACTTCAGAGGCATCTGTCCAGGGGAATCCTCAACCTTTGCATGCCCTCCCATAGCAATGGCAGCGCCATGAATACAGCGATTAATTTTCTCGTTCGCAGCAAGAAGAGCCGGAATGTTCATAGCGCGGACGCACACTTCAGCCTCCACAAGAGCGGGGACGGAATTCAACAAATCTCCTCCATGGGTGATGATCTGGTGAACACGCACAGAGTCAGTATCTTTGAAGGTCTCCCGTTGAGTATTCATGCTGTTGATGGCAACCATAGCCATGTTCAAAGCGTTTACGCCATCCCAAGGGGCAGCTCCGGCATGAGCTTGCTTCCCGATATAACTGACACGTTTCCCGATAAAACCAGTTCCGGTGTTCTGGCAAGCAGTCTTGCCCTTGCCATCAAAAGGCCAGTTATGGATCAGGAGGCACATGTTTACATCGTCGAAAACACCGCGGTAGGTAAATTCGGCCTTACCTGAGTAATAGTGGATCTTGCCCTCATTCTTAAGGCGTTTGCGGTAATCAAGCTCAATGTACTCTTCGGCGGGAACAGCAATGAAGTCAACTGAACCTCCAAGTTCATCCAGAATCTCAGATTTTTTTAAAGCACAGGCAACAGCGTACATAACGGCGATTTGAATGTTATGGCCGCAGGCATGTATGGCTCCTGTTGAAGGATTGCAGTCAGGATGTTCGTGACAAATAACCGAATCAAGTTCTCCGAGCATGGCGAGACAAGGACCTGTTTTATGGGAAGAACGAGCACGACAGCCGGTCACAGCAATGTTGCGTTCTACATCAAAACCGAGCGTTTCCAAAGCATCGGCTACGAGGTTCGTGGTGCGCACTTCCCGGTAGCCGGTTTCAGGATGTGCATAGATGTCGTGCCCGAGGTCTAAAATATTTTGCCGATTTACATCAATCGCATCAAAGGCACATCGTTTCAAATTCTCAATGTCCATAGCCTTAGATGAGTCCTTGAACTTTCATGATAAGCTGAGCGATCAGAGCAGAGCCAAAGAATGTGCCACAGAAGACTACAATGGCCACAAGAATAATACGCCAACTGAGTTTCTTTACATCGTCGATGCGCGTGCCGATGGAGATGCCGGCGACAGCGAGGATGACGGTTCCGA
The genomic region above belongs to Pyramidobacter piscolens W5455 and contains:
- a CDS encoding amidohydrolase, which encodes MDIENLKRCAFDAIDVNRQNILDLGHDIYAHPETGYREVRTTNLVADALETLGFDVERNIAVTGCRARSSHKTGPCLAMLGELDSVICHEHPDCNPSTGAIHACGHNIQIAVMYAVACALKKSEILDELGGSVDFIAVPAEEYIELDYRKRLKNEGKIHYYSGKAEFTYRGVFDDVNMCLLIHNWPFDGKGKTACQNTGTGFIGKRVSYIGKQAHAGAAPWDGVNALNMAMVAINSMNTQRETFKDTDSVRVHQIITHGGDLLNSVPALVEAEVCVRAMNIPALLAANEKINRCIHGAAIAMGGHAKVEDSPGQMPLKSCDAMADIFGANAGSFYKREEIVPCQLVTASFDMGDLSMFMPVLHSLSSGIVGGLHSKDYRVVDEKDAFIIPAKIMTATIIDLLYGNAEKAKQIIADSKPAMTRDEYLKLFERLENVIQY